One part of the Mesomycoplasma conjunctivae genome encodes these proteins:
- a CDS encoding MPN499 family protein yields the protein MNDLISYITKISKIRINHHNNGFWLVPSVRNYFSFRLTAFVIKKTDTLEEMILRNNWVSKEVIFNFNGDNNFVKFNLALKLREINFRLDAQQIKKLSDKSTLSFFPIDNCEIILDKKGLQLIYDGIIPFFSKKYYHKLLEQQQRQQKQKNISFLWRSFGFKEVKKHEVKK from the coding sequence ATGAATGATTTAATTAGTTATATTACTAAAATTAGTAAGATACGCATCAATCACCACAATAATGGTTTTTGGCTAGTGCCATCAGTTCGTAATTATTTTTCCTTTCGCCTAACAGCTTTTGTTATTAAAAAAACTGATACTCTTGAAGAAATGATTTTGCGTAATAATTGAGTTTCCAAAGAAGTTATTTTTAATTTCAATGGTGATAACAACTTTGTAAAATTTAATCTAGCTTTAAAATTAAGAGAAATTAATTTTCGCCTTGATGCACAACAGATCAAAAAACTTAGTGATAAATCAACTTTATCTTTTTTTCCTATCGACAATTGTGAAATTATTTTAGATAAAAAAGGCCTACAATTAATATATGATGGTATAATACCTTTTTTTAGTAAAAAATATTATCATAAATTACTAGAACAGCAACAAAGGCAACAAAAACAAAAAAATATTAGTTTTCTTTGGCGAAGTTTTGGTTTTAAGGAGGTTAAAAAACATGAAGTTAAAAAATAA